The Hyphomicrobium sp. 99 genome contains the following window.
CGATCTTCGAGGCGGCCGTTAATGCTCAGAAGAAAACCGGCGAGGCGGTACGGCCGGAGGTCATGATCCCGTTCATCGCCTACCGGCGCGAGTTCGATATCTTGCGCGAGGTGATCGCCGAAACGGCAAAAGCCGTCGCGGCCGAGACCGGCGTTACAATTCCCTATGACATCGGCACGATGATCGAGCTGCCGCGAGCCGCGCTCCGCGCAGCCGACATCGCGGCGGGCCCGCTAGGCGCCGACTTCTTCTCGTTCGGAACGAACGATATGACGCAAACGGTGCTCGGGCTCTCGCGCGATGACGCGGCGCCGATACTGTCGAACTACCTCGAGCACGAGGTGATCGCGACGGATCCGTTCGTGTCGATCGATCAGGCGGGTGTCGGCGAACTCGTCAAGATCGGCGTCGAACGGGGCCGCTCCGTAAAGCCCGACCTCAAGACGGGCATCTGCGGTGAGCACGGTGGCGATCCGAAATCGATTGGCTTCTTCGAGACGGCAGATCTCGACTACGTTTCTTGCTCGCCCTATCGCGTGCCGATCGCGCGTCTCTCTGCGGCGCAAGCGACGATCCGCCGAAGACGCCGCGAGCAGAAAGCTTCCTAGTAAGGACCGTTCTCGCGCCGGTCGATCTCATCGAGGCGCGGCTGGCGCGGCCGCGGACCTTTGTACTTCGGAAGGAACAGCAACCAAACGACGGCCGGCGGGAAGATGAAGCTCCACCCGATCCAGTAGGAGAGGTCACGATTTTTGATGCCGGCAAAAACGCCCGCGAGAACTGAAGCCGCGATTGCGATCCCGCCCCAAAGCACGATCCACTGCATCGCCATGGAATTTCCCTCCATGTCCAACCGGACGCTCCTATCCTAGCACATGCTGGCTGACGCGAACTGCCAGGACGCGACTTGCCAAATGCTCAGTCAGTGTGGCGAATTCAAGCTCTGGCGGCGGAAGTCTACCCGCCGGCAACAAAATCCAGCCCGAGATCAAGAACGGGCGCCGAATGCGTCAACGCGCCGACCGAGATCATGTTGACGCCGGTCTGAGCGATCTCCCGGACGGTATCGAGGTTAACGCCGCCCGACGCTTCCGTTAGACAGCGCCCGCCGACAATGGCCACGGCTTTTCGCAATTCGGCAGGCCCCATATTGTCGAGAAGCACGCAGTCGACGTTTTCCCGCATGACGACTTCCAATTGATCGAGCGTATCGACCTCGACCTCGATTTTCGTCATGTGCCCGGCAGTCGCCTTCGCGGCTTTGATCGCAGCTTCGATGCCGCCCGCGGCAACGATATGATTGTCCTTGATGAGAATGGCGTCGAACAACCCGAACCGGTGATTGTGACCGCCGCCGCAGCGGACAGCGTATTTCTCGAACGCTCTCAATCCGGGTGTCGTCTTGCGCGTATCGACGATTTGAGCGCCCGTGCCCTCGACGGCATCGACATAACGGCGAGCCAAGGTCGCGATGCCGCACATACGGCCCATGAAGTTCAAGGCGACGCGCTCTGCGGAAAGAATGGCGCGAGACGTTCCGGAAATGCGCGCGATCGTATCGCCGGCCGACACAGCGCTTCCGTCCTCGATCAGGATCGTGAAAACGCACGTCGGGTCAAGCTCGCGGAATGCGGCCTCCGCCAACGCGAGACCGGACACGATGCCGGGCTTCCGCGCCGCGAGCAAAGCGTCCGAGCGCGCGTCCGTAGCAACCGTCGCATCGGTGGTGATGTCGCCCGAGAGCCCAAGATCTTCTTCAAGCGCGTTTCGAACCGCGGTCAGAACAAGATTGTGAGGGAGCGTCGCGAAGAGGGCGGGAGCTGCCGTCATGTCCCGCATGGTGCCAGCGCCGGTGGTTCGCAGTGAGTTTTTTTTTGCTTGTCGCTAATCGCTTCGAGGTCGGCCAGCGTGATGAACGTCCGCTTTTGAAGCGCGGGATTGGCTTTCGGATAATCTGTGCGGTAGTGGCCGCCCCGGCTTTCCTTGCGCAGCAGCGCTGCTGCCGTAATCAACTGAGCGGCAAGAAGCATGTTCGACAGAACGCGATCATTCAAAACGGCCGCACTCAGCACCTGGAGTTCGGAAAGGGCGGTCTCCAAGCCTTTTCCGGAGCGCTGAACGCCGACATACTTCGTCATGATCGCCCGCAGCGTATCCATCGCCTCCCGTCGCGAAGCCGTATCGGCAGCGCGGCCGCTGCCCGGAATGCGGTGCGGTACGACGAAGTGCCCGACGCGATCATGAGGAAGCAGCCCGCGAATATCGTTCGCGACGCGCGCACCGAACACGACGGCCTCGAGCAGCGAATTCGACGCTAGCCGATTGGCGCCGTGAAGCCCGGTCGAAGCAACTTCGCCGACGGCCCAAAGCCCCGTGAGACTCGTGCGCCCGTTCCGATCGGCCGCGATCCCGCCCATGTGATAGTGCTCGGCGGGTGCAACGGGGATCAGATCCTTCGAAGGATCGATACCGGCGCGCTGACAGTGGCCCCAGACGGTCGGGTATTCCTTTTCAAAGTCGGCGATCGCCGTGCGGCAATCGAGAAAGACGCCGCGTCCCGCGTTGAGCTCGTTGTAAACGCCGCGCGCAACGACGTCGCGTGGTGCAAGTTCGCCGCGTGGATCGATGGCCAGCATGAAACGTTCGCCGTCCGAGTTGACGAGCGTCGCGCCTTCGCCCCGGAGCGCTTCCGTCGCGAGCGGCGCGGGATCAATGCCCGCATCAATGGCCGTCGGATGAAATTGCACGAACTCCGGGTCCGCGATCACCGCGCCCGCGCGCGCAGCCATGGCGAGAGCCTCGCCTTTTGCGTAGGACGGATTGGTCGTCAGCGCGAACAACGCTCCGACGCCGCCCGTCGCGACAACGACCGCTGAAGCCGGAACGAACGCGTAGCGTCCATTGCCGAGAGCCGTCGGGCGGATCAACCGGACGCCTTCGACGCGATCGTTTGCGACAATGAGATCGTCGGCCTCGTATCCTTCAAGCACGCGTATCGACGGCGTCGCGCGCACGGCGGCGATGAGCGCCTGCATGATCGCAGCGCCCGCCTTGTCGCCCGAAACGCGGACGACCCGCTTTTCGGAATGAGCAGCTTCCTTCGAAAGAATATAGTGACCTTCGAGATCGCGGTCGAACGGCACGCCATAGGCGAGAAGATCGCGGATACGATCTGGGCCTTCCTCGGCAACCAGTCGTGCGACTTCCGGATCGACGATGCCCGCACCCGCTTCGATCGTGTCGGCGGCATGCTTCGCCGTGCTATCGCCTTCGCCGACCGCAGCCGCGATGCCACCCTGCGCCCACATGCTCGATGCGCCTTCGCCGAGTGGCGCTGCCGCGATGACCGTTACCGGAAGCGGCGCAAGCTTCAACGCCGTGAAAAGTCCCGCGAGTCCGGCGCCGATGATCACGACGTCGCCGGGGCCGGGCTCACCCGTAAAGCCATTGAACTTTGTAGCAGAGCGACGCTTCGTCGATGCAGCCATGAGATTGCCCTCCCCGGGCAGGTGGTCCCGAAGAGTTAGTTGGTCAGGTTGACCATGCGTTCGACCGCGCGACGCGCGCGTTCGGCAACATCCGGATCGACGGTAACCTCGTACTGCATATGCACGAGGCTCTCGTAGATATTCTCAAGGCTGATGCGCTTCATGTGCGGGCAGAGATTGCACGGCCGGATGAACTCGACGTCCGGGACCTCAACGGCGACGTTGGACGCCATCGAGCATTCGGTGACGAGCATAACTTTTGCCGGGCGCTTCTCTTTCACCCAATGAATCATGCCGGACGTTGAGCCCGTGAAGTCCGCCGCCGCGATCACGTCCGGTGGGCATTCGGGATGCGCGATGATCTTG
Protein-coding sequences here:
- a CDS encoding L-aspartate oxidase; the protein is MAASTKRRSATKFNGFTGEPGPGDVVIIGAGLAGLFTALKLAPLPVTVIAAAPLGEGASSMWAQGGIAAAVGEGDSTAKHAADTIEAGAGIVDPEVARLVAEEGPDRIRDLLAYGVPFDRDLEGHYILSKEAAHSEKRVVRVSGDKAGAAIMQALIAAVRATPSIRVLEGYEADDLIVANDRVEGVRLIRPTALGNGRYAFVPASAVVVATGGVGALFALTTNPSYAKGEALAMAARAGAVIADPEFVQFHPTAIDAGIDPAPLATEALRGEGATLVNSDGERFMLAIDPRGELAPRDVVARGVYNELNAGRGVFLDCRTAIADFEKEYPTVWGHCQRAGIDPSKDLIPVAPAEHYHMGGIAADRNGRTSLTGLWAVGEVASTGLHGANRLASNSLLEAVVFGARVANDIRGLLPHDRVGHFVVPHRIPGSGRAADTASRREAMDTLRAIMTKYVGVQRSGKGLETALSELQVLSAAVLNDRVLSNMLLAAQLITAAALLRKESRGGHYRTDYPKANPALQKRTFITLADLEAISDKQKKTHCEPPALAPCGT
- the nadC gene encoding carboxylating nicotinate-nucleotide diphosphorylase, whose protein sequence is MRDMTAAPALFATLPHNLVLTAVRNALEEDLGLSGDITTDATVATDARSDALLAARKPGIVSGLALAEAAFRELDPTCVFTILIEDGSAVSAGDTIARISGTSRAILSAERVALNFMGRMCGIATLARRYVDAVEGTGAQIVDTRKTTPGLRAFEKYAVRCGGGHNHRFGLFDAILIKDNHIVAAGGIEAAIKAAKATAGHMTKIEVEVDTLDQLEVVMRENVDCVLLDNMGPAELRKAVAIVGGRCLTEASGGVNLDTVREIAQTGVNMISVGALTHSAPVLDLGLDFVAGG